In one window of Chryseobacterium viscerum DNA:
- a CDS encoding alpha/beta hydrolase, whose protein sequence is MKIYIVSGLGADFKVLERIEFPKHCELIFIDWLIPEKNEPFDAYVKRMADKVDDSEPFCLLGYSFGGIIVQEIDKLKPAEKVVILGSIKSDKEKSKFIKTGEVTKIPRLLPVGLFNDKAANVYAVVRKLFDPKNPKLLQYFKVRNPYYLKWSVEKVSEWKFEENPHVIQILGDKDIVFPIRYSKPDYVVKGGTHLFPATKSKEVSKILKEVFCEN, encoded by the coding sequence ATGAAAATTTATATCGTTAGCGGTCTGGGAGCAGACTTTAAAGTCCTTGAAAGAATAGAGTTTCCCAAACACTGTGAATTGATTTTTATAGATTGGCTTATTCCTGAAAAAAATGAGCCTTTCGATGCCTATGTCAAAAGAATGGCGGATAAAGTAGATGATTCTGAGCCGTTCTGCCTGCTGGGATATTCTTTTGGAGGCATAATTGTTCAGGAGATTGATAAATTGAAGCCTGCTGAGAAAGTGGTGATCCTTGGAAGTATAAAATCTGATAAGGAAAAATCAAAATTCATCAAAACAGGAGAGGTTACCAAAATCCCCAGATTATTGCCTGTAGGCCTGTTCAATGATAAAGCCGCCAATGTATATGCTGTTGTCCGAAAGCTTTTTGATCCTAAAAATCCAAAGCTTCTGCAATATTTTAAAGTAAGAAATCCTTATTATCTGAAATGGTCTGTAGAAAAAGTTTCAGAATGGAAGTTTGAAGAAAATCCTCATGTGATTCAGATCCTGGGTGATAAAGACATTGTTTTTCCCATCCGTTATTCCAAACCGGATTATGTGGTAAAAGGAGGAACACATCTTTTTCCGGCTACGAAATCCAAAGAAGTTTCCAAAATACTGAAGGAAGTATTTTGTGAAAATTAA
- a CDS encoding prephenate dehydrogenase, which yields MKISIIGVGLIGGSMALKLREKNIASFIYGIDNNTQHISDALELKIIDAGVDLEHGIKNSDLIILAIPVDAARKLLPSVLDLVSDQQTVMDAGSTKAGIVNAVKDHPKRSRFVAFHPMWGTENNGPKSAIAESFSGKAGVICNKEESAEDALNIVEQVVNALDMHMIYMDAEDHDVHTAYISHISHITSYALANTVLEKEREEETIFQLASSGFSSTVRLAKSHPEMWVPIFKQNKENVLDVLNEHISQLRKFKSALEKENYEYLEELITNANRIRGILR from the coding sequence ATGAAAATAAGTATTATTGGAGTAGGATTAATTGGTGGCTCGATGGCTTTGAAATTAAGGGAGAAAAACATCGCCAGCTTCATCTACGGAATCGATAACAATACACAGCATATCAGTGATGCATTAGAGCTTAAGATTATTGATGCCGGAGTAGATCTTGAGCATGGAATTAAAAATTCGGATCTGATTATTCTTGCCATTCCTGTAGATGCTGCCAGAAAACTGTTGCCTTCTGTTCTTGATCTTGTGTCTGATCAGCAGACTGTAATGGATGCAGGTTCTACGAAAGCAGGGATTGTAAATGCTGTAAAAGACCATCCGAAACGCTCAAGGTTTGTCGCTTTCCACCCGATGTGGGGAACAGAAAATAACGGTCCTAAATCCGCTATTGCAGAAAGTTTCTCCGGAAAAGCTGGTGTAATCTGCAACAAAGAAGAATCCGCAGAAGATGCGTTGAACATTGTTGAACAAGTGGTTAACGCCCTTGATATGCACATGATCTATATGGATGCAGAAGATCATGATGTCCATACCGCTTATATTTCCCATATTTCACACATTACATCTTATGCCCTTGCTAACACAGTATTGGAAAAAGAACGTGAGGAGGAAACTATTTTTCAGCTTGCTAGTTCCGGTTTTTCAAGCACGGTACGTCTTGCCAAGTCGCATCCTGAAATGTGGGTTCCTATTTTTAAACAAAACAAAGAAAATGTGTTGGATGTTCTGAACGAACATATTTCCCAGCTCAGAAAATTCAAATCTGCCCTTGAAAAAGAGAATTATGAATACCTTGAAGAACTGATCACCAACGCCAACAGAATCAGAGGAATTTTAAGGTAA
- a CDS encoding FMN-dependent NADH-azoreductase, translated as MKILIINASVRNERSYSRKLTQLFVENWTTKYPLDTFTYREAGTDTIPNIDESWIAGALKKSSDKTEENQKPLQLSNVLVKELKEHDVYVIGTPMYNWSIPSGLKAYIDQVMRINETWKFRSGVPDGDYVGLLEDKKLFILSTRGDTGYGENEKNGHVNFQTTYLKHIFGIMGVNDVTIHSLDNEEFGGEVFENSKNKIFETIESIQ; from the coding sequence ATGAAAATACTGATTATTAATGCCAGTGTAAGAAATGAAAGATCTTACAGCAGAAAACTGACCCAGCTTTTCGTTGAAAACTGGACAACCAAATATCCTCTTGATACTTTCACTTATAGAGAAGCCGGAACTGATACGATTCCTAATATTGATGAATCCTGGATCGCAGGAGCATTAAAAAAATCTTCAGACAAAACCGAGGAAAACCAAAAACCTTTGCAACTCAGTAATGTACTGGTCAAAGAGCTCAAAGAACACGATGTATATGTCATCGGAACTCCCATGTACAACTGGTCCATTCCGTCCGGATTAAAAGCTTATATTGATCAGGTAATGCGGATTAATGAAACCTGGAAATTCAGATCCGGAGTTCCGGATGGCGATTATGTAGGGCTTCTTGAAGACAAAAAGCTTTTTATTCTCTCAACCCGTGGTGATACCGGATATGGAGAGAATGAAAAGAACGGACACGTCAATTTTCAAACGACTTATCTAAAACATATTTTCGGAATTATGGGGGTGAATGATGTTACCATTCATTCCTTAGATAATGAAGAATTTGGCGGTGAAGTCTTTGAAAATTCTAAAAACAAAATCTTTGAAACGATTGAATCCATTCAATAA
- a CDS encoding Crp/Fnr family transcriptional regulator gives METLIKNILQHVKLSPEEIAACKGFWTERTLEKGDFLLRNGEICRYDSYIISGVLKAFCINEENGNEEILFLAIDHWWATDIASFSKQKPSIYNIQAVEKTKLLQISHQSFQKMLKDIPSLEKYFRIILEGYLGTLEKRVVFNHMYKAEQKYYDFLDTYPDISSRVPQYLIASYLGVSAEFISRIRKKNKSS, from the coding sequence ATGGAAACATTAATTAAAAACATTTTACAACATGTCAAACTAAGTCCTGAAGAAATAGCTGCCTGTAAAGGTTTCTGGACAGAAAGAACATTGGAAAAAGGTGATTTTCTATTGAGAAACGGGGAAATCTGCCGCTATGACAGTTATATTATTTCGGGAGTCCTAAAAGCCTTTTGCATCAATGAAGAAAACGGAAATGAAGAAATCCTCTTTTTGGCTATTGATCATTGGTGGGCAACAGATATTGCCAGTTTTTCAAAACAAAAACCTTCCATTTATAATATACAGGCGGTGGAAAAAACAAAGCTCTTACAGATCAGCCACCAGTCTTTTCAAAAAATGCTGAAGGACATTCCATCCTTGGAAAAATACTTCAGAATTATTCTGGAAGGCTATCTTGGAACCCTTGAAAAAAGAGTTGTATTCAATCACATGTACAAAGCCGAACAAAAGTATTATGATTTCCTGGATACTTATCCTGATATTTCATCGAGAGTTCCTCAGTATCTGATTGCATCCTATTTGGGAGTTTCTGCAGAATTTATCAGCAGAATCCGGAAAAAAAATAAATCCTCTTGA
- a CDS encoding YceI family protein has protein sequence MKRLLLFAMVCASISFVSAQKKFDKVAKVTSSEIRWWGYKVVKTEASSHSGTVKLKSGKFNFDHTVLVDGEFVIDMRSMMAGDVSDEDQIKLTNDLKSTNFFEVKKFPIAKFHLTKIIPLANSEYNSTVYGDLTLKGVRKTISFPANVYVTQFTTSIESAKFSLNRRDFKVFYQSSLKDYFIKNEMDIQFKVTTEMLDNENRVPKKKK, from the coding sequence ATGAAAAGATTACTATTGTTTGCTATGGTGTGCGCAAGTATATCATTTGTTTCTGCCCAAAAGAAATTTGATAAGGTTGCAAAAGTGACTTCATCAGAGATCAGATGGTGGGGGTATAAGGTGGTGAAAACCGAGGCTTCTTCCCACTCAGGAACAGTAAAGCTAAAGAGCGGAAAATTCAACTTTGACCACACGGTTCTGGTAGATGGAGAGTTTGTAATAGATATGAGAAGTATGATGGCGGGAGATGTTTCTGATGAGGATCAGATCAAGCTTACCAACGACCTGAAAAGCACAAACTTCTTTGAAGTAAAAAAATTCCCTATTGCAAAATTCCATTTGACTAAAATTATTCCTTTAGCAAACAGTGAATACAATTCTACAGTGTACGGTGACCTTACCCTTAAAGGCGTGAGAAAAACAATCTCTTTCCCTGCGAATGTATACGTTACTCAGTTCACCACATCTATTGAGTCTGCAAAGTTCTCTCTGAACAGAAGAGACTTTAAAGTATTCTACCAGTCTTCATTGAAAGATTATTTCATTAAGAACGAAATGGATATCCAATTCAAAGTTACTACAGAAATGCTGGATAACGAGAATAGGGTTCCGAAGAAGAAAAAATAA
- a CDS encoding YceI family protein, whose product MKKIFLLAVLAGGLAFGQSKKVVASDVHWWGYKVAKSEASSHDGTVKVKSGDMVMKGNQLVGGSFVLDMTSISSTDLTGEYQQKLNGHLKNGDFFEVEKFPTASFKITGVKKNNDKVYNSLVTGNLTVKGKTSPISFPAKISYSKGVVSLVSNKFSFDRQKFDVAYKSTMQDVFVKDDIDMLVKVTAQ is encoded by the coding sequence ATGAAAAAAATATTTTTATTAGCAGTTTTAGCTGGTGGTTTAGCTTTCGGACAGTCAAAAAAAGTAGTAGCGTCTGATGTACACTGGTGGGGATATAAAGTAGCAAAATCTGAGGCTAGCTCTCACGACGGTACTGTAAAAGTAAAGTCTGGAGATATGGTAATGAAAGGAAACCAATTGGTAGGTGGAAGCTTTGTATTGGATATGACTTCTATCAGCTCTACTGACCTTACAGGAGAATATCAGCAGAAATTAAACGGACACCTTAAGAATGGTGATTTCTTTGAAGTTGAAAAATTCCCTACTGCTAGCTTCAAAATTACAGGAGTAAAGAAAAACAACGATAAAGTTTATAATTCTCTTGTAACCGGAAACCTTACTGTAAAAGGAAAAACAAGCCCAATCTCTTTCCCTGCTAAAATTTCTTACAGCAAAGGAGTAGTAAGTTTAGTATCAAACAAATTCTCTTTCGACAGACAGAAATTTGATGTAGCTTACAAGTCTACTATGCAGGATGTTTTTGTGAAAGATGATATTGATATGCTTGTAAAGGTAACTGCTCAATAA
- a CDS encoding glucokinase, producing the protein MILNPKFPLYLPGVENSNNDNVSIIGASLREDITILGYFVSGNGGLEIKVQNKYATKEYASFSDILKKFIQDNQLQNIKRLGMAVPGPVLDGKSSPARLGWNLDIEEYARDFGFEKVDMLNDLEASAYGMALLEDNDLEAIYTSGHLEKGNVAVLAPGNGLGEAGYFFDGKYLRPFATEGGHSEFSPRTNVEVEFYQFLNNIYGIVSWENVLSKSGLFNIYRFLRDVKRHPEPEWLGERLAQGNFVEELYKAAIEENVLICKIALDTFLEFLAREANNLTLKVKATGGLLIAGDIPQMVREYIDKAKFYEKFKISDKMEGMLKNIPIYLVKQNHTALNGIALYTAYYQV; encoded by the coding sequence ATGATTCTGAATCCAAAATTTCCACTTTATTTACCAGGAGTAGAGAACAGTAATAATGATAATGTTTCTATCATTGGGGCAAGCCTCCGTGAAGATATAACAATCTTAGGCTATTTCGTTTCCGGGAACGGAGGTCTTGAGATAAAAGTACAAAATAAATATGCAACCAAAGAATACGCTTCTTTTTCAGATATTTTAAAGAAGTTTATTCAGGATAACCAATTGCAAAATATAAAACGTCTGGGAATGGCAGTGCCAGGTCCTGTACTTGACGGAAAAAGCAGTCCTGCAAGATTGGGCTGGAATTTAGATATTGAAGAATATGCCCGTGATTTTGGGTTTGAAAAAGTAGACATGCTGAATGACCTTGAGGCTTCTGCCTACGGAATGGCTCTTCTTGAAGATAACGATCTGGAAGCTATTTATACAAGCGGACATCTTGAAAAAGGAAATGTAGCGGTTCTTGCTCCCGGAAACGGACTGGGTGAAGCCGGATATTTCTTTGACGGAAAATACCTGAGACCTTTCGCTACAGAAGGAGGACATTCAGAATTTTCACCAAGAACCAATGTAGAAGTTGAATTTTACCAGTTTTTAAATAATATCTACGGTATTGTAAGCTGGGAAAATGTACTTTCCAAGTCAGGGTTATTCAATATTTATAGATTTTTAAGAGATGTGAAAAGGCATCCTGAACCGGAATGGCTGGGAGAACGTCTTGCACAGGGAAATTTTGTGGAAGAACTTTATAAAGCGGCAATCGAAGAGAATGTATTAATCTGCAAAATCGCTTTAGATACTTTCCTTGAGTTTCTGGCAAGAGAAGCAAACAACCTGACATTAAAAGTAAAAGCTACCGGAGGATTACTGATTGCCGGGGATATCCCTCAGATGGTCAGAGAATATATTGACAAAGCAAAATTCTATGAAAAATTCAAGATCAGTGATAAAATGGAGGGAATGCTTAAAAATATCCCGATCTATCTGGTCAAGCAAAATCATACAGCATTAAATGGTATAGCGCTTTATACGGCTTACTATCAAGTATAA
- a CDS encoding ammonium transporter: MKIGLKWIVSFSVITLVAIGGLFWNPAADIPDTGEFLTEDKIVGADVAWILAAAGLVLLMTPGLSFFYGGMVGRKNVISTMLQSFIALGVISMVWVVVGFSLSFGESLGITIAGKHYGIIGNPLSYPFFNGVGNLPHKMMAPTIPFILFALFQMKFAVITPAIITGSFAERVRFISYLLFIVLFSIFIYTPLCHMVWHPDGLLNKYFGVKDFAGGTVVHMSAGFAALAGAMVVGNRKNPHHEPSNIPYVLLGTGMLWFGWFGFNAGSALSASASAATAFGTTTIASASAMMTWIFFDRINGRSVSALGACIGAVVGLVAITPGCGFVSIQESLFIGFITAIVSNVMVNWKVLKKIDDTLDVFACHGVGGIMGMILTAIFAHGEKASLLHGGIDVFLHHMAALVLVSAFTFFGSLLLYKITNSIITLRVSEESENKGLDLSQHEESFS, encoded by the coding sequence ATGAAAATAGGATTAAAATGGATCGTTTCATTCTCTGTTATCACGCTCGTAGCAATCGGAGGTTTGTTCTGGAATCCGGCTGCGGATATTCCTGATACAGGAGAATTTTTAACTGAAGATAAAATTGTAGGGGCTGATGTCGCCTGGATTCTTGCCGCCGCAGGACTTGTTCTGCTGATGACACCAGGTCTTTCCTTTTTTTACGGAGGAATGGTTGGAAGAAAAAACGTGATTTCTACCATGCTGCAGAGTTTTATCGCTTTAGGAGTCATCTCTATGGTTTGGGTAGTTGTAGGTTTTTCTTTGTCTTTCGGTGAATCTCTGGGTATTACTATTGCCGGGAAACATTATGGTATCATTGGAAACCCTCTCAGTTATCCCTTTTTTAACGGGGTAGGAAATCTGCCTCATAAAATGATGGCTCCTACTATTCCGTTTATCCTTTTTGCTTTATTTCAGATGAAATTTGCCGTTATTACTCCGGCTATAATTACCGGATCTTTTGCGGAGAGGGTTCGTTTTATTTCTTATTTATTATTCATCGTTCTTTTCAGCATCTTTATTTATACACCGCTTTGTCATATGGTATGGCATCCTGACGGCCTTTTAAACAAATATTTTGGAGTAAAAGACTTTGCAGGTGGAACCGTAGTGCATATGAGTGCCGGTTTTGCAGCACTTGCGGGAGCCATGGTGGTTGGAAACCGAAAAAATCCGCATCATGAGCCTTCCAATATTCCGTATGTGCTTTTGGGAACAGGAATGCTGTGGTTCGGATGGTTTGGTTTCAATGCGGGATCTGCATTGAGTGCTTCTGCTTCTGCAGCCACTGCTTTCGGAACAACTACAATAGCCTCTGCTTCAGCGATGATGACCTGGATCTTTTTCGATAGAATTAACGGGAGAAGTGTTTCCGCTTTGGGTGCGTGTATCGGAGCAGTAGTAGGACTTGTGGCGATTACTCCCGGATGTGGTTTTGTAAGTATTCAGGAAAGCCTTTTCATAGGGTTTATTACAGCGATCGTATCTAATGTGATGGTCAACTGGAAAGTCTTAAAGAAGATAGATGATACGCTGGATGTTTTTGCCTGCCATGGAGTAGGAGGGATTATGGGGATGATTCTTACTGCTATTTTTGCACATGGTGAGAAAGCGAGTCTGCTTCATGGAGGAATTGATGTTTTTCTTCATCATATGGCAGCCTTGGTTTTGGTTTCTGCTTTTACATTCTTCGGTTCGCTGCTTTTATATAAGATTACCAATTCTATTATTACGCTCAGAGTTTCTGAAGAGTCCGAAAATAAAGGGCTTGACCTTTCTCAACATGAGGAAAGTTTCAGTTAA
- a CDS encoding L-serine ammonia-lyase: protein MESISVFEIIKVGIGPSSSHTMGPWNAAAAFIRIIKRERSIEEVKEVFLEFFGSLAKTGIGHGTDIAGMLGLNGEDFKTINTSKIDEKIDYIKSTQTINLGGEKVIPFIYGHHLILNMKKSLDFHPNGMIFRAVFEDGTELVQDFYSVGGGFIASQEKNSIQKQCVRTLYPCHKASDIAKYCEKLGFDKISDLIFMNEESWRTQEETRQEALYIWQQIKECIYKGVNKEGILPGGLNVSRRAAGINRKLLGDKIYKNKDEWFQQVVDAEENFTNINKWIACFALAVNEENASFGRIITAPTNGASGVIPAVLMYAQAFTPFTSEDDIVRFLLVAGEIGTLFKKNATISAAMGGCQAEIGVSSAMAAAGLTEILGGSVGQVLMAAEIAMEHHLGLTCDPIKGLVQIPCIERNTMGAMKAITAANIALESDPTKAKVTLDEVILTMWETAQSMSDRFKETSEGGLAIAVNVPEC from the coding sequence ATGGAATCAATATCGGTTTTTGAGATTATTAAAGTAGGGATAGGCCCATCCAGTTCGCATACGATGGGACCTTGGAATGCAGCTGCTGCATTTATCAGGATTATAAAAAGAGAAAGATCAATCGAAGAAGTTAAAGAGGTTTTTCTTGAATTTTTTGGCTCACTCGCAAAAACGGGAATAGGGCACGGAACTGATATTGCAGGAATGCTTGGTTTAAATGGAGAAGATTTTAAGACGATCAATACTTCAAAAATTGATGAGAAAATAGATTATATCAAAAGTACTCAAACCATTAATCTGGGAGGTGAGAAAGTTATTCCATTTATCTACGGGCATCATTTGATTTTAAATATGAAAAAGAGCCTTGATTTTCACCCGAACGGAATGATCTTCAGAGCTGTTTTCGAAGATGGGACAGAGTTGGTGCAGGATTTTTATTCTGTAGGAGGTGGTTTCATTGCCAGTCAGGAAAAAAACTCAATTCAAAAGCAGTGTGTACGTACATTGTATCCCTGTCATAAGGCTTCGGATATTGCAAAATATTGTGAAAAGCTGGGATTTGATAAAATTTCAGATTTGATTTTCATGAATGAGGAAAGCTGGAGAACTCAGGAAGAAACGAGACAGGAAGCGCTTTATATCTGGCAGCAGATTAAAGAATGTATCTATAAAGGGGTCAATAAGGAAGGAATTCTTCCAGGCGGACTGAATGTTTCCCGAAGAGCAGCAGGAATCAACAGAAAGCTGTTGGGAGATAAAATTTATAAGAATAAGGATGAGTGGTTCCAGCAGGTGGTAGACGCTGAAGAGAACTTCACCAATATCAACAAATGGATTGCGTGTTTTGCATTGGCAGTGAATGAAGAAAATGCAAGTTTCGGAAGAATTATTACCGCACCTACCAATGGAGCAAGTGGAGTAATTCCGGCAGTATTGATGTATGCTCAGGCATTTACACCCTTCACAAGTGAAGATGATATTGTAAGATTTTTGCTTGTAGCAGGAGAAATCGGGACATTATTCAAGAAAAATGCGACTATTTCTGCAGCGATGGGAGGATGTCAGGCCGAAATCGGGGTGTCTTCCGCAATGGCAGCAGCCGGACTTACGGAGATTTTGGGTGGAAGTGTAGGACAGGTATTGATGGCAGCGGAAATAGCAATGGAACATCACCTTGGATTAACCTGTGACCCGATCAAAGGGCTGGTGCAGATTCCATGTATTGAAAGAAATACAATGGGCGCTATGAAAGCGATTACTGCAGCCAATATTGCACTGGAAAGTGATCCTACCAAAGCAAAGGTAACATTGGATGAGGTGATTCTTACGATGTGGGAAACCGCTCAGTCTATGAGTGACCGTTTTAAAGAAACTTCGGAAGGTGGACTAGCCATTGCCGTAAACGTTCCTGAATGTTAA
- a CDS encoding membrane protein, producing MKMFKQAIVLAGILTAGIASAQSSQMNNMIKVGANVGLAVPADNLSAAVGVDVAYQNLITPGFGLGIASGYTHYFGKENNGYKNNDVGVVPVAALIRIYPKQTGFYFGTDLGYGFLVGDKTVASNTNVERASGGFYLKPEIGYHNRDWNFFVQYQKVFVGTKGDLPGQDYNVGNIGVGFGYNIPLGK from the coding sequence ATGAAAATGTTTAAACAAGCAATAGTACTGGCTGGTATTTTAACAGCAGGTATAGCAAGCGCCCAAAGTTCTCAAATGAATAATATGATCAAAGTAGGTGCAAATGTTGGTTTAGCAGTTCCCGCTGATAATCTTTCCGCTGCAGTAGGAGTGGATGTAGCTTACCAAAACCTGATTACACCAGGATTTGGATTAGGTATCGCATCAGGATATACTCACTACTTTGGAAAAGAGAACAACGGATATAAAAATAATGATGTAGGGGTAGTTCCTGTAGCTGCTTTAATCAGAATTTATCCAAAACAAACCGGCTTCTATTTCGGAACAGACTTAGGATATGGTTTCTTAGTAGGAGATAAAACGGTTGCATCCAACACCAATGTTGAAAGAGCAAGCGGAGGTTTCTACCTTAAACCGGAGATCGGTTACCACAACAGAGACTGGAATTTCTTCGTACAATACCAAAAGGTTTTTGTAGGAACAAAAGGAGATTTGCCAGGTCAGGACTATAATGTGGGGAATATCGGTGTAGGATTCGGTTACAATATTCCATTAGGAAAGTAG